The DNA segment GTGTGCCGCTTTGATCAATAAAGGTTGGCGATTGTTGTCTGACGAGTTAACGCTGATAGATTGTCAGACTGGACTCATTACGCCCGTGCCGCGTCCTGTCAGTTTGAAAAATCAATCGATAGAGTTGATTGCCAATGCTTTTCCCCATAATCAGTTTAGTTCCGTTGTACACGATACCTTGAAAGGCTCGGTTACCCTGATGAAACCGCCGGCAGAGTCGATCTCAAGGGCCGATGAAATTGCGGCGCCTTGTCTGGTGGTCTTTCCCAAATTCCAGCACCAGTCCAGCTTAAATTTGACAGCATTACCTAAAGCGGAAGCCTTCATGAAGTTGGCGGACTTATCTTTTAATTACAGCGTATTGGGAGCGGAAGGCTTCTCTCTGTTGGCTGACTTGGTTGAAAGATGCCGTGTTTATGATTTTGTTTACGACGGAAATTTCGATCAAGCATCGGATTGTTTTGAACAATTACTGGGCGATTTTGGGCGTGGGTAATATTCCATCGAAATTACTGGTTAACCAGTTGATAGTTTATAAAAATACTATCCAGCTTTCAGATGAGGAATGGGAGTTACTGCTACGACAGGCGCGAGCCGCCGGAGTTATATCAAGGTTGGCTTTTTTTTGGAAAGAGTTTGGTTTATTGGCGCCGCCGAACTTTGTGGCGCCCCATCTTAACTCCGCCTATAAATACTGGATGTCGCAAAAACGCCTTGTTAACTGGGAACTCTACAACCTACAGCAGATATTTGAACAGTTACAACTTCCCTTGATCTTGCTCAAAGGCACTGCCTATTTAGCGGCGAATTTGAATGCCGGGTTGGGCCGGGTATTCAGTGATATAGATATCCTTGTGCCTAAGCATCGGTTACAAGATGTCAAAGAACGCCTGAAGTGGCATGGTTGGTATCCGGAAAAAATGGACGGCTATGATCGTAGATACTATGAGCGTTGGATGCACGAATTGCCTCCGATGCGGCATGTTCAGCGCGGTACGACCTTAGATGTTCACCATAACATTCTCCCTGAAACCTGCACCTTATGCCCCGAAGCTGAACTGCTGCTGAAAGCGGCGGTTAAAATTCCAGGTAGTGATTGTTGGGTTTTAGCGCCTGAGGATATGATTTTGCATAGCGCCAGCCACTTGTTTTGGGGCGGTGAATTTGACAACGGATTACGTGATTTGAGTGACATGGATTTGTTATTGCGCGAATTTAGCCGTAACGATATGGGGTTTTGGCAAAAGCTTTTAGGTCGAGCCAATGTGTTGGGTATGGCTAGGCCGTTATTCTATGCCTTGCGATATAGCGTCAAAATGTTGCACACTCCGGTACCTGACGCAGTGTTGCAAAACCCTGCGCTTACGGTATCTGGTGGTTTTAAAAACCGGGTTATGGACATGTTATTTATTCCGGCGTTGATGCCAATCCATCCGAGCTGCAGCGATCGCTGGACCGGTTTCGCTCGCTGGTTGTTGTACATTCGCTCCCATTGGTTGAAAATGCCGTGGTATTTGTTAATCCTGCATTTATCCAGAAAGG comes from the Methylomonas sp. LL1 genome and includes:
- a CDS encoding HprK-related kinase A — translated: MDSEIESVQKGISQLYSDYPRLTPNVFCDFYVRVFPPSGLRRFFRKQVLFAFDQFVPFKPLPYAQAFPFFEWGLNWCISGYSHQFLIIHAAVVEKHGNALILPGTPGSGKSTLCAALINKGWRLLSDELTLIDCQTGLITPVPRPVSLKNQSIELIANAFPHNQFSSVVHDTLKGSVTLMKPPAESISRADEIAAPCLVVFPKFQHQSSLNLTALPKAEAFMKLADLSFNYSVLGAEGFSLLADLVERCRVYDFVYDGNFDQASDCFEQLLGDFGRG
- a CDS encoding nucleotidyltransferase domain-containing protein; the encoded protein is MKDAVFMILFTTEISIKHRIVLNNYWAILGVGNIPSKLLVNQLIVYKNTIQLSDEEWELLLRQARAAGVISRLAFFWKEFGLLAPPNFVAPHLNSAYKYWMSQKRLVNWELYNLQQIFEQLQLPLILLKGTAYLAANLNAGLGRVFSDIDILVPKHRLQDVKERLKWHGWYPEKMDGYDRRYYERWMHELPPMRHVQRGTTLDVHHNILPETCTLCPEAELLLKAAVKIPGSDCWVLAPEDMILHSASHLFWGGEFDNGLRDLSDMDLLLREFSRNDMGFWQKLLGRANVLGMARPLFYALRYSVKMLHTPVPDAVLQNPALTVSGGFKNRVMDMLFIPALMPIHPSCSDRWTGFARWLLYIRSHWLKMPWYLLILHLSRKAWMRLTGKEQH